A single window of Verrucomicrobiota bacterium DNA harbors:
- a CDS encoding NADP-dependent oxidoreductase, producing MSPQPANAPGWQPPARNRRILLASRPGGEPSTENFRLVETDIPDPGPGRMLLRTIYLSLDPYMRGRMNAGPSYAPPVEVGEVMVGQSVCEVVESDVPGCHPGDLVLAASGWQDYSLSDGAGTQKIDRSLGPISYALGVLGMPGLTAYTGLLNIGKPRPGETVVVAAAAGAVGSVVGQVAKIKGCRVVGVAGGQEKCRYVRDELGFDACLDHREPDLPERLEAACPNGIDIYFENVGGPVMDAVLPLLNNFARIPVCGLIAHYNATELPPGPDRVPLFMRAILTRRLTFHGFIVFDYASQYPEFITDMSGWLSEGRVKYREDVTDGLENAPRELIGLLRGENFGKKIIRVNPDPLERQQPAIKPAEG from the coding sequence ATGAGTCCTCAACCTGCCAATGCGCCCGGATGGCAACCGCCGGCCAGGAACCGCCGGATTCTGCTCGCTTCACGTCCCGGCGGCGAACCCTCAACGGAGAATTTCCGGCTGGTCGAGACTGATATTCCCGACCCTGGCCCGGGCCGGATGTTGCTGCGAACCATTTACCTTTCCCTCGATCCCTACATGCGCGGCCGGATGAACGCCGGTCCCTCGTACGCACCCCCGGTTGAGGTCGGGGAGGTGATGGTCGGGCAGTCGGTGTGCGAGGTTGTCGAGTCGGACGTCCCCGGCTGCCATCCCGGCGACCTTGTCCTGGCGGCAAGCGGGTGGCAGGACTATTCGCTGTCTGATGGTGCCGGAACGCAAAAGATCGATCGCTCGCTCGGTCCGATTTCTTATGCGCTCGGCGTTCTGGGCATGCCCGGCCTCACGGCTTACACCGGTTTGCTGAATATCGGTAAACCCCGACCCGGAGAAACCGTCGTCGTCGCCGCGGCCGCCGGCGCGGTCGGTTCGGTTGTGGGCCAGGTTGCCAAAATCAAGGGCTGCCGGGTTGTCGGCGTTGCCGGGGGCCAGGAGAAATGCCGTTACGTTCGGGACGAACTCGGGTTCGATGCCTGCCTTGATCACCGCGAGCCGGATCTGCCGGAACGCCTGGAGGCGGCTTGTCCGAACGGCATCGATATCTACTTCGAGAATGTCGGCGGCCCCGTTATGGATGCGGTGTTGCCGCTGTTGAACAACTTTGCCCGTATCCCGGTCTGCGGCCTGATCGCTCACTACAACGCTACCGAGTTGCCGCCGGGGCCTGACCGCGTTCCGCTGTTCATGCGCGCTATCCTGACCAGGCGGTTAACCTTTCATGGGTTTATCGTCTTCGACTACGCTTCGCAATATCCCGAGTTTATCACGGACATGAGCGGGTGGCTCAGCGAAGGCCGGGTCAAGTACCGCGAAGATGTCACGGATGGGCTGGAAAATGCGCCGCGTGAGCTGATCGGTTTGTTAAGAGGTGAGAATTTCGGCAAAAAGATTATCCGCGTAAATCCCGATCCGCTCGAACGGCAGCAGCCTGCGATCAAACCTGCGGAAGGATAA
- a CDS encoding Kdo hydroxylase family protein, whose product MALIEISDFNTPGGWTDPQSSTQRSRDCCRQLEEGNILFFRHMPFEMPKADLEFLTGVKQSDSALHKNISYRPKGDVLRGVGSAPPEATERLHQVMRSYSQNVTAFISRLLEPYAGRFRHDFASYRAIEEQGRDLPVHRRNDLMHVDAFPTRPTRGDRILRCFTNVNPAESRVWVTGEPMSVLAQRFARDAGLSRMAAQSSSPAGRLRRTLRHVLGPLAGKGAAQRTAYDEFMLSFHDYLKERQDYQAEKQGKLRTEFPPFSTWIVFTDGVPHSVLSGRLALEQTFIIPLSAMILPEKSPARVLEKLAGQPLLT is encoded by the coding sequence ATGGCACTAATCGAAATTTCCGATTTTAATACCCCCGGCGGTTGGACCGATCCGCAATCCTCAACCCAGCGCAGCCGGGATTGTTGCCGGCAGCTTGAAGAAGGGAACATCCTTTTCTTTCGCCACATGCCCTTCGAGATGCCGAAAGCCGACCTTGAATTCCTTACCGGGGTGAAGCAGAGCGATTCGGCCCTCCACAAAAACATCTCGTACCGGCCGAAAGGGGACGTGCTGCGGGGAGTTGGATCGGCTCCCCCGGAAGCGACCGAGCGGCTGCACCAGGTCATGAGGTCCTACTCGCAAAACGTGACCGCATTCATTTCGCGCCTGTTGGAACCGTATGCCGGCCGTTTTCGTCACGATTTCGCAAGTTACCGCGCCATTGAGGAGCAAGGCCGCGACCTGCCGGTACATCGCCGCAACGACCTGATGCACGTGGACGCCTTTCCGACCCGGCCTACACGGGGCGACCGGATTTTGCGCTGCTTCACCAACGTGAACCCTGCAGAATCGCGCGTCTGGGTAACGGGCGAACCGATGAGCGTGCTCGCCCAGCGCTTCGCGCGGGACGCCGGACTCTCCCGCATGGCGGCCCAATCATCCTCTCCGGCCGGTCGCCTTCGCAGGACGTTACGGCACGTTCTTGGTCCCCTGGCAGGAAAGGGCGCGGCCCAGCGCACCGCTTATGACGAGTTCATGCTGAGCTTTCACGATTACCTGAAGGAGCGCCAGGATTACCAAGCCGAAAAACAAGGGAAGTTGAGAACTGAGTTTCCGCCGTTCTCCACCTGGATCGTGTTCACTGACGGGGTGCCGCACTCGGTTTTAAGCGGACGGCTCGCCCTCGAGCAGACCTTCATCATTCCCCTCAGTGCGATGATCCTGCCCGAGAAATCTCCCGCCCGGGTTCTGGAAAAACTCGCCGGCCAGCCGCTGCTCACATGA